GCCCCCCGCCAGCCTATATGAAAGCACTGGGCTAGCAGCACTGGAGTGCAAAGTCATAAAACGCCGTGACTGCCCTCAAGCAGGTTGGGTTATAACACAAATGCTACAGGAAGACTCCAAGAGAGCGCCCTGGGAGTTGAATATAGCATGGGACTTGAAAGACCTTTTAGGTGGAGAATAGGACAAAACATTCAAGGCAGTAATTTGTGCCAAGGCAGGGAGGCATGAAAGAACCTGGTGAAGAGTGAGAAAGGCAGAGTGTTCTGTTGGAATGAATTgtcagctctgtgtgtgtgtgtgtgtgtgtgtgtgtgtgtgtgtgtgtagtgggggCAAGGGTTTTGGGAGGAGGGAGTAATGAATCTTGAGAGGTGGTAAATAATCCTGATTCTATGCCTCATTAATATTTTATCCAGTAGATAGGGGAAAACTAGCTGTTTTTTCAATCACAGAAATAAGATGATCAGGTTTGCTTTTAGTAAGTTTGGGTGCAAAGAAAGAAACCATTCTGCCAAGAAACCAGAGTCTTGTCCACATGCTTGCCTGCCAATCCAGGCAAGAGCTGCAAAGGCCTAGATTAAGACAAAGGGATGCTTTAGAGAAAAATAGGAGAACAGACAGACCAAGTGCCCCACTGGTGAGGGTAAGGGAGACAGAGAGGGGTGGAGAATTTTCAAGCAACTCCAGGGAGGGTGCACTTGCTGACAATAGCAATACTCAAAGGGAGATTGCTTCTCTAATATGAAGGAGAGGATAAACTTCCATTTGAATCAATAAATGATAATGTTATTCATGTTATAATTTTTTAGCATCTATGTGCAAGGAACTTCTCCCCTAGAAAACTACCTGGTGTCAATTTCATGCCTGGGGAAAGTGCCCTAATTAAAGATGCATGTGGGAGCGCAGGCTCAGTCAAGTTCAACTCTtttcgaacccatggactgcagccctccaggcccctctgtccatgtgattctctacgcaagaatactggagtgggatgccatttccttctccagggaatcttcctgatccaggaattgaactcgagtcttttgcatctcctgcattggcaggcaggttctttcccagaTGAGCCATCCTGCAGCTATCCAAATCCCATTCCTCCTCCACAGACTCTTGTTTCTCCCACAAATTCCTTCTAAACCAACCCCTCACTGCGGAAGCCACCAATCAGAGTTCAGACCCAGGGCAAGCTCAGAGCAGTTCTGGGCTCTGGTGCAAGTATGATTTctataaaaagacatttaaaaacaagGAGCAAGGTTACCATTTGCCTTTAATGGAAAAGTGGCTAGCcgttagttttttaaaaaccttttatttaaaaaaaaaacaacaatcttTATACAACTTCTAGACAATCACCGTTTGAATTTTCAGAAATACATATACACTTGAAAACCAACAGtctgtataaaaataaactctgagTGTCTGATTAAAAAGGGGGACCCACCCCCCGCAGTCTTCTCAGTAGCACGAATGCATGGGTTAAAAGGAGATGAGTCAAGCAGCCGTGGTGCTGTGTCTACCCCAGGGCGGGGGCAGAGGGGGCCTTGGCCTTGGAGGACAGAGCCTGCTTGAAGCGCCTCTTGAGATCCTGCATGTTGGGAGAGCGCGGCCGCGGGACGACGGACGCTCTCCTCCTCTCTGACCCCAGGTTGTGTAGCTTGCTTACTTCTCTGCACAGATGCCGGAACGCATCACACACATCTTCGTAGTTCTCGCTGGTGGAAACTTCCAGGAATAGGCTGCCCAGCTCGTTGGCCAGCTGGACGCCCTCTCGGGTCTGCACCTGCCGGGCATGCAGCAGGTCCCCCTTGTTGCCCACGATGACGATGGGGGCTCTGGAGTCAGGGTGGACCTTTCGGATGTGCTGGTGCAGGGGGCGGATGGCCAGGTAGCTGTCGTAGTCCGTGATGGAATAGACCAACAGGAAGCCCTCTGCCCACTGCACGCACTTGGACAAGGGGTCACCCACCTGCATGAGGCTGTCCTGGACCTGAAAAGAGTGAAAAGAGCCCGGATCTAGGAAGGCCTCGGTGGGAAGGCACCAAGAGAATATCAAAGCCACCCTTGGAAAAAAACGTTAGAAAGAGAAATCACTAAATATAGTTTTCAGATGCTACCCGGCTTCTGCAGGAGGCTTTTAACATGGAAAGACCCGATTCTCAGGCAGGGTCCCGGCCTGGGTTATTTCTGAGCTGTTACCCATGCATCACTTTTAAGCTTGGCAGGTTGTCTGTGATGAGCCCTGGAGGACTGACTGAAGAAGGACTTCAGTGAGAACTTTCAACTCAGGATGGCGCAATTTTTAGGGAACTAACTTCGAACAAACAAACCTTTGAGCATAAGCCAAGATAAATATCTATTCCCAaacccataaaaatatttttagcatgTCCTTCTTGAGAATGTTACAGAAACAAATTCCTTCTTTCAGATCTTCCCTCCCTAGAACAGAGAGCAATTAGTAACTTGTTAATCAAGTTACATTCCTGACAGCTTGCCCAGGGGTTATCTGAATGCAGGTACTGCAGAAACAGCTAGAAACGGGAGCGCTTCGGGGGTCTTCCTGGAGAGAAGACCCTCTCCGGAGTCCCACCCCATAGTTTTGTTCAGGCTCCAAGGCTGAGCTCTTACAGAATTCCTGGGATCCCTGTAACCAGTGATGCCCGGGCTGCTGCTGCAGAGAGAAGGTAAGCCTGACTCCCAGTTTCCGAGGTGGCTGACAGGAGGGGGCGGCCTCTAACGACCTCCTCTCCCCGTCCCCTCCTCCTATCGTGGCCGGTTTCTAACACTCCAACGACTGGGCCCTACCTGGGACGGCCCACCCCCTCCATCTCCTgccatggcaggcggattctttaccactagcgccacctgggaaggcccctgCATCTCAGTGCATAACCTGGCTCCGGCGTCCGAAAGCGCGTGGGCCGCCGGCTCCCTTCAGTCCTTACCTGGATGCCCCCGGGGGTGTCCTGGATCTGCAGGGAGACCTGGTCTCCCTCCACGTACACAAGCCGCGAGTACAACTTGCCTGGAGGATTaaggagacttgggttttaaATTCTCATActctcatcagaaaaaaaaaaaaagaaacaaatatccgAGCACGCAGCCCCAACAGCGCGAGAGGAATCTAACCTGTATTCGGCTCATAATCGCCGATGAATCTCTTGGTCAGGAAGCGCACGATCATCgctgaaaagaaaagaggaaaattcaGCTGCAGGACTAGGACGAGACTGCCAAAGCCGACCGGCTCAGGAAAGAGGGCGTGACCGGCCGCGGAGCCGCTGGTACCGCGCGCATCCTCAAGGCTCCGCAGAGCCCAGGGCGCGGCCGTGGCCTCCGCAAGTTTTGAGGCGGGTGCGGCCGTGGGTGTGCTACGGCCGCACCTGGCACCACACAGGTGCCCACTGGCTAGGGCCCGGGCATGGATGCTCCGGGGGAAGCCGCGGGAAGCCAGGTGAGCGGGGCAGGCGGCAGGCCAGCAAGCGCGCGGACACGAGTGggtctcccctgccctcccccgctCCGCGTAGAGCCCGCCTTGTCCCCGGAGCACTCACCGCTCTTGCCCACGCGGCCGGCGCCCAGCACGGCCAGTTTGATGTCCTTGGGCAAGAGGTAGTCGGAGGAGGACTCGGGGATGGGGGCGAGGAGAAAGTGCCCGGACATGGTGGGCGGCCGCACGGAGCGCACTCCGGAGCGCGGGGACACTGGTGCGCGGGGACCGCGGCGGCCGGCGCGGCTGGCCAGGCCCGCGGCTTTTAAAGG
The sequence above is drawn from the Bos javanicus breed banteng chromosome 12, ARS-OSU_banteng_1.0, whole genome shotgun sequence genome and encodes:
- the RASL11A gene encoding ras-like protein family member 11A, with product MSGHFLLAPIPESSSDYLLPKDIKLAVLGAGRVGKSAMIVRFLTKRFIGDYEPNTGKLYSRLVYVEGDQVSLQIQDTPGGIQVQDSLMQVGDPLSKCVQWAEGFLLVYSITDYDSYLAIRPLHQHIRKVHPDSRAPIVIVGNKGDLLHARQVQTREGVQLANELGSLFLEVSTSENYEDVCDAFRHLCREVSKLHNLGSERRRASVVPRPRSPNMQDLKRRFKQALSSKAKAPSAPALG